In one Trichlorobacter lovleyi SZ genomic region, the following are encoded:
- a CDS encoding acyl-CoA carboxylase subunit beta — protein MAIKKELLDELRQRRIEALAGGGAVKMEKRHSEGRLGARERVELLFDRESFSEYGMHVNHACHMPDFADKYMPGDGVVTGTGNVDGRPVAIYSQDFTVGGGALGQMHAKKIKDIMTLACETGIPVVAINDSGGARIQEAIHSLSGYGQVFYQNVAASGVVPQIAIIAGPCAGGAAYSPALMDFLIQTRTHSSMFICGPEVIKAATGQIAPIEQYGSAEAHASVSGNIHFIAEDDRHAIQIAQQLISFLPLNNLQDPPHVIPTEVVLERDDLMNELLPDDPKSGFDVYGVIDRLMDPGQWLEVQREFARNIVIGFGRINGMVVGVVANQPAYKAGCLDIDSSDKAARFIRFCNAFNVPLVNLVDVPGFMPGLAQERGGIIRHGAKMLFAYAAATVPKITVIMRKAYGGAYLAMCSKDMGADFIFAWPCAEIAVMGAESAARIIYKKEIEAAPDRSKKAAELIRFYREHFATPYQAASRDMVTDVIEPSETRARVAQALRISLTKRVTRPAKKHGLIPL, from the coding sequence ATGGCTATCAAAAAAGAGCTGCTTGATGAGCTGCGCCAGAGGCGGATCGAGGCGCTGGCCGGTGGTGGCGCGGTAAAGATGGAAAAACGCCACAGCGAGGGGCGTCTGGGGGCCCGCGAGCGGGTAGAGTTGCTGTTTGACCGTGAATCATTCAGTGAGTATGGCATGCATGTCAACCACGCCTGCCACATGCCGGACTTTGCCGACAAATATATGCCGGGTGACGGGGTCGTAACCGGTACCGGCAATGTGGATGGCCGTCCGGTGGCGATCTACAGTCAGGATTTTACCGTGGGTGGCGGTGCCTTGGGGCAGATGCATGCCAAGAAGATCAAGGATATCATGACCCTTGCCTGTGAAACCGGCATCCCGGTGGTGGCGATCAATGATTCAGGCGGCGCCCGGATTCAGGAGGCGATCCACAGCCTGTCCGGCTATGGCCAGGTCTTTTACCAGAATGTGGCAGCCTCCGGCGTGGTGCCGCAGATCGCTATTATTGCCGGTCCCTGCGCCGGTGGCGCTGCCTACAGTCCGGCCCTGATGGATTTTCTGATCCAGACCCGTACCCATTCCAGCATGTTTATCTGCGGACCGGAGGTGATCAAGGCGGCCACCGGCCAGATCGCGCCGATTGAGCAGTATGGCTCGGCTGAGGCCCATGCCTCAGTCAGCGGCAATATCCACTTCATTGCCGAAGATGATCGCCATGCCATCCAGATCGCCCAGCAGTTGATCAGTTTCCTGCCGCTGAATAACCTGCAGGACCCGCCCCATGTGATTCCCACCGAGGTGGTACTCGAACGTGACGACCTGATGAATGAGCTGCTGCCGGACGACCCGAAGTCCGGGTTCGATGTCTACGGGGTGATTGATCGTTTAATGGACCCGGGCCAGTGGCTGGAAGTGCAGCGTGAGTTTGCCCGCAACATAGTAATCGGTTTTGGACGGATCAATGGCATGGTGGTGGGGGTTGTGGCCAACCAGCCTGCTTACAAGGCCGGCTGTCTGGACATTGACAGCTCAGACAAGGCAGCCCGCTTTATCCGCTTCTGCAATGCCTTCAACGTGCCGCTGGTTAACCTGGTGGATGTACCCGGTTTCATGCCGGGGCTGGCCCAGGAACGGGGAGGGATCATCCGCCACGGCGCCAAGATGCTGTTTGCCTATGCTGCCGCCACAGTGCCCAAGATCACCGTGATCATGCGCAAGGCCTATGGCGGCGCCTATCTGGCCATGTGTTCCAAGGACATGGGGGCTGACTTCATCTTTGCCTGGCCCTGTGCCGAGATAGCGGTGATGGGGGCTGAAAGTGCGGCACGGATCATCTACAAAAAAGAGATCGAAGCTGCGCCGGATCGAAGCAAGAAAGCGGCTGAGCTGATCCGTTTCTATCGTGAGCACTTTGCCACACCGTATCAGGCCGCCTCCCGCGATATGGTGACCGACGTGATTGAACCATCTGAAACACGGGCACGGGTTGCCCAGGCCTTGCGGATATCGTTGACTAAGCGGGTCACGCGGCCGGCCAAGAAGCACGGTCTGATACCGCTGTAG
- a CDS encoding biotin/lipoyl-containing protein, with translation MKKLRITLEGKAYEVTVELLEDSVSSAVQPLPQPPVQVPPLSVSFPAGKPGSTAPVGEGCVAVCCPMAGKVFKCLVKPGDQVTHNQVVIVLDAMKMETPVVAPVAGVVRTVLFKEGDSVDEGDCLLQIEGLAH, from the coding sequence ATGAAGAAATTGAGAATTACCCTGGAAGGCAAGGCTTACGAAGTAACGGTTGAACTGTTGGAAGATTCTGTGTCATCAGCGGTACAGCCCCTCCCTCAGCCCCCGGTGCAGGTGCCGCCACTTTCCGTCTCATTTCCTGCCGGAAAGCCCGGTTCCACAGCTCCGGTTGGTGAAGGCTGTGTCGCAGTGTGTTGTCCCATGGCCGGAAAGGTTTTCAAGTGTCTGGTGAAACCAGGTGATCAGGTTACCCACAATCAGGTGGTGATCGTGTTGGATGCCATGAAGATGGAGACCCCGGTTGTTGCCCCTGTGGCCGGTGTTGTACGAACCGTGCTCTTCAAAGAGGGCGACTCGGTGGACGAGGGTGATTGCCTGCTCCAGATCGAAGGACTAGCGCACTAG
- a CDS encoding sodium ion-translocating decarboxylase subunit beta produces the protein MFTQLIDLLNLLKDQTGLAQLTWGNLFMIGVGIVMIYLALVKKYEPFLLVGIGFACVVANVPGSGLTQPGGLFHYAYQGVALLIVPPLIFLGVGAMTDFGPMIANPWLVILGAAAHLGIFVALIGAKLLGFSLAEAGAIGIIGGADGPMAIFVTMKLAPHLLPQISVAAYSYMALMPLIQPPIMKLLTTKKERRIIMAKPRQVTRLEKIAFPIIIAVIVNLFFPPIAPLITMLMLGNLFRECLLVDRLAKTAANEIMNIITIVLTVAIGSTMNAEQFLTFKTLEIVALGLVAFMFGTASGVVAAKIMNVISGGKINPLVGSAGIASVPIAARVSHMVANRENPQVYLIMHAMGPNLAGVFGTAISGGILLALLGVK, from the coding sequence ATGTTTACGCAACTTATTGATTTGTTGAATTTGCTGAAAGATCAAACCGGCTTGGCGCAATTGACCTGGGGTAACCTGTTTATGATCGGTGTGGGGATCGTCATGATCTATCTGGCCCTGGTAAAAAAATATGAACCCTTTTTGCTGGTCGGGATCGGGTTTGCCTGTGTGGTCGCCAATGTGCCCGGTTCCGGCCTGACCCAGCCAGGGGGCCTGTTCCATTATGCCTACCAGGGGGTTGCCCTGCTGATCGTCCCTCCGTTGATCTTTCTGGGGGTCGGCGCCATGACCGATTTTGGTCCCATGATCGCCAATCCATGGCTGGTTATTCTGGGAGCGGCTGCACATCTGGGGATTTTCGTAGCCCTGATCGGGGCAAAGCTGCTCGGTTTTTCACTGGCGGAAGCCGGAGCTATCGGTATTATCGGCGGTGCAGACGGTCCCATGGCGATCTTTGTCACCATGAAACTGGCACCCCATCTGCTGCCTCAGATCTCGGTGGCGGCTTATTCCTATATGGCCCTGATGCCGTTGATTCAACCGCCGATCATGAAACTGCTTACCACGAAAAAAGAACGCCGGATTATCATGGCAAAGCCCCGCCAAGTCACCCGTCTGGAAAAAATTGCCTTTCCGATTATCATTGCCGTGATCGTCAATCTGTTTTTCCCGCCCATCGCACCGCTGATCACCATGCTGATGCTGGGTAACCTGTTTCGGGAATGCCTGCTGGTGGATCGTCTGGCCAAGACCGCAGCCAATGAGATCATGAACATCATTACGATTGTGCTGACCGTGGCAATCGGTTCAACCATGAATGCCGAGCAGTTTCTGACTTTCAAGACCCTTGAGATTGTTGCCTTGGGGTTGGTGGCGTTTATGTTTGGTACTGCCTCAGGTGTGGTGGCGGCCAAGATCATGAACGTCATCAGTGGTGGCAAGATCAACCCGCTGGTCGGGTCGGCCGGGATCGCCTCAGTGCCGATTGCTGCCCGGGTCTCCCACATGGTGGCCAACCGGGAAAACCCTCAGGTGTACCTGATCATGCATGCCATGGGACCGAACCTGGCCGGGGTGTTCGGTACTGCCATTTCAGGCGGAATCCTGCTGGCGCTGTTGGGGGTAAAATGA
- a CDS encoding Na+/H+ antiporter NhaA — protein sequence MRHHINMLREFSVPLLAGVVVAIAWANLAPQSYTGFINGPHFGGLSFHFISNELFMVLFFGIAAVEITQSCLPGGDLNPIKKAVNPLLGTLGGVLGPIVVYLTLNSLIGGPALHNGWGIPTATDIALAWLAARVVFGANHPAVSYLLLLAVADDAIGLGIIAIFYPNPAFPVQPAWFSLTALGMLLAWLMRRARLRSYWPYLLVGGTLSWTGLHHAHLHPALALVFIIPFLPHAKHEHKHLFEEDPSDHTTLSRFEHEWKVFVDFGLFMFSLANAGVQFSSVGTVTWLVLAALLAGKTLGIFSLGWLATRLGFGLPHGMTLRDLVVAGMIAGTGFTVALFVAGEAFTEPVVQGAAKMGAMLSLSAALFGLLLSKLIPR from the coding sequence ATGCGCCATCACATCAATATGCTGCGGGAATTTTCCGTACCACTCCTGGCGGGGGTGGTTGTAGCCATAGCCTGGGCCAATCTGGCGCCGCAAAGTTATACCGGCTTCATCAATGGCCCCCATTTTGGTGGGCTGTCCTTCCATTTCATCTCCAATGAACTGTTTATGGTGCTGTTCTTCGGTATTGCAGCGGTGGAGATTACCCAAAGCTGCCTGCCGGGCGGTGACCTGAACCCGATCAAAAAGGCGGTCAATCCATTGCTGGGCACGCTGGGGGGAGTTCTGGGCCCCATTGTGGTCTACCTGACTCTGAACAGCCTGATCGGCGGCCCTGCCTTGCACAACGGCTGGGGCATCCCAACCGCCACCGACATCGCCCTGGCCTGGCTGGCAGCCCGTGTGGTGTTCGGCGCCAACCATCCGGCAGTCTCCTACCTGCTACTGCTGGCGGTGGCTGACGACGCCATCGGCCTGGGAATCATCGCCATCTTCTACCCTAACCCGGCCTTCCCCGTACAGCCGGCCTGGTTCAGTCTGACCGCATTGGGAATGCTATTGGCCTGGCTGATGCGCCGCGCACGACTGCGCAGCTACTGGCCTTATCTGCTCGTGGGGGGAACGTTAAGCTGGACCGGTCTGCACCATGCCCATTTGCACCCGGCCCTGGCCCTGGTCTTTATTATCCCGTTTCTGCCCCATGCCAAACATGAACACAAGCATCTGTTCGAGGAAGACCCGAGCGATCACACCACCCTCTCCCGTTTTGAACATGAATGGAAAGTCTTTGTGGATTTTGGCCTGTTCATGTTCAGCCTGGCCAATGCCGGTGTCCAGTTCTCCAGCGTCGGCACCGTGACCTGGCTGGTTCTTGCCGCACTGCTGGCAGGCAAGACCCTGGGCATCTTCAGTCTGGGCTGGTTGGCTACCAGGCTTGGTTTTGGCCTGCCTCACGGCATGACATTACGTGATCTGGTGGTTGCCGGTATGATTGCCGGCACCGGCTTTACGGTGGCGTTATTTGTGGCTGGCGAGGCATTTACGGAGCCGGTTGTGCAGGGTGCTGCCAAGATGGGAGCCATGCTCAGCCTGTCGGCAGCCCTGTTCGGACTACTCTTGAGCAAACTGATCCCGCGCTGA
- a CDS encoding TRAP transporter large permease, protein MSASTATQGLMTPKKAAIWVVAIILSLFAIASFGNAGIVFALLIGLMLTGMPISISLGLTVLTFLFFMSQVPVETVAMKLFTGIEKFEIMAIPFFILAGNFLTHGGVAKRMINFATAMVGHWHGGLGLAGVMACALFAAVSGSSPATVVAIGSILLPAMVKAGFPKNFGAGVISTSGSLGILIPPSIVMVIYAVATNSSVGALFMAGIIPGLMLATLLGSVAWYRARKFNYPRMPKATMKERLKAFKESIWGLLLIVIVLGGIYSGMFTPTEAAAMSAVYAFFVAVFVYKDMTFKGIPKVLLDSANMSAMLLYIITNAVLFSYLMTSEQIPQIMADWMIAHNFGVIAFLAVTNVLLLLAGNVMEPSSIILILAPILFPVAMKLGIDPIHFGILITVNMEVGMCHPPVGLNLYVASGITKMGITELTVAVLPWLIAMVGFMLLVTYVPEISLWLPRLMGYL, encoded by the coding sequence ATGAGCGCATCAACAGCAACACAGGGGCTTATGACACCGAAAAAGGCAGCCATCTGGGTTGTCGCTATCATTCTGTCATTGTTTGCCATTGCGTCATTTGGTAATGCCGGGATTGTCTTTGCCCTGCTGATCGGCCTGATGCTGACCGGCATGCCGATCTCCATCTCACTGGGCCTGACCGTGCTGACCTTCCTGTTTTTCATGTCTCAGGTACCGGTTGAGACCGTGGCCATGAAGCTGTTTACCGGCATTGAGAAATTCGAGATCATGGCGATTCCGTTCTTTATCCTGGCCGGTAACTTCCTGACCCACGGCGGGGTTGCCAAGCGGATGATCAACTTTGCCACTGCCATGGTGGGGCACTGGCACGGCGGTCTGGGTCTGGCCGGGGTCATGGCTTGCGCCCTGTTTGCCGCAGTGTCCGGTTCCAGTCCGGCAACCGTGGTGGCCATCGGCTCAATCCTGCTGCCGGCCATGGTCAAGGCAGGATTCCCCAAGAACTTCGGGGCCGGGGTCATCTCCACCTCCGGCTCGCTGGGAATCCTGATTCCCCCCTCCATTGTAATGGTGATCTATGCCGTGGCCACCAACTCCTCAGTTGGCGCCCTGTTCATGGCCGGTATCATCCCCGGCCTGATGCTGGCCACCCTGCTGGGCTCGGTGGCCTGGTACCGGGCACGCAAGTTCAACTACCCCCGCATGCCCAAGGCAACCATGAAGGAGCGGCTCAAGGCCTTTAAGGAGAGCATCTGGGGCCTGCTGCTGATTGTAATCGTGCTGGGCGGTATCTACTCCGGTATGTTTACCCCCACCGAGGCAGCTGCCATGTCTGCGGTCTATGCCTTCTTTGTGGCGGTGTTTGTCTACAAGGATATGACCTTCAAGGGAATTCCCAAGGTGCTGCTTGATTCGGCCAACATGTCGGCCATGCTGCTCTACATCATCACCAACGCGGTGCTGTTCTCCTACCTGATGACCTCGGAGCAGATCCCGCAGATCATGGCTGACTGGATGATTGCCCACAACTTCGGCGTCATCGCTTTCCTGGCCGTGACCAACGTACTGCTGCTGCTGGCCGGTAACGTGATGGAGCCGTCCTCGATCATCCTGATCCTGGCGCCGATCCTGTTCCCGGTGGCCATGAAACTGGGGATTGACCCGATCCATTTCGGTATCCTGATCACCGTCAACATGGAAGTGGGTATGTGCCACCCGCCGGTCGGTCTGAACCTGTATGTAGCCAGCGGCATCACCAAGATGGGGATCACCGAGCTGACCGTGGCAGTGCTGCCCTGGCTGATCGCCATGGTGGGTTTCATGCTGCTGGTGACCTATGTGCCTGAGATCTCTCTCTGGCTACCCAGACTGATGGGCTATTTATAA
- a CDS encoding TRAP transporter small permease, producing MMKYLDRLEEIIITFLIGAATLVIFAAVVHRYLSGLPIPGLQDWLLGINMAWAQELCIYMFVWMAKFGAAYGVRTGIHVGVDVLINKLPPKWRKTSVLLGLLSGVLFTAIIGTLGARFVWENGMHYAVYNKFGLLIPEDLYEGPITPDLEWPTWAVYLAIPLGSFLMCFRFLQVAWTFGRTGELPHHDHSHVDGLDDEVMDATEALEEYEAHKFDQQTDNGGVK from the coding sequence ATGATGAAATACCTAGACCGCCTGGAAGAGATAATCATCACCTTCCTGATCGGCGCGGCAACCCTGGTCATTTTTGCGGCGGTTGTCCACCGCTACCTGTCCGGCCTGCCGATCCCAGGCCTGCAGGACTGGTTGCTTGGCATTAACATGGCCTGGGCTCAGGAACTCTGCATCTACATGTTTGTCTGGATGGCCAAGTTCGGCGCCGCCTATGGTGTCCGCACCGGCATCCATGTCGGAGTGGATGTGCTGATCAACAAATTGCCCCCCAAATGGCGCAAGACTTCGGTGCTGCTGGGGCTGCTGAGCGGCGTGCTGTTCACCGCCATCATCGGTACTCTGGGAGCCCGCTTTGTCTGGGAAAACGGCATGCATTATGCGGTCTACAACAAGTTTGGCCTACTAATTCCGGAAGATCTGTATGAAGGACCGATCACCCCGGACCTTGAATGGCCCACCTGGGCGGTCTACCTGGCAATTCCGCTGGGTTCATTTCTGATGTGCTTCCGCTTTCTGCAGGTGGCCTGGACCTTTGGCCGGACCGGCGAGCTGCCGCACCATGACCACAGTCATGTCGATGGCCTGGATGATGAGGTCATGGATGCAACCGAAGCACTTGAGGAATATGAAGCACATAAATTCGACCAGCAGACCGATAACGGAGGTGTCAAATGA
- a CDS encoding TRAP transporter substrate-binding protein — protein sequence MFKKILAAVVTLALALPLSAQAAPIIIKFSHVVANDTPKGQAANYFKKLAEERTKGRVKVEVYPNSQLFKDKEEMEALQMGSVQMLAPSLAKFAPLGLKEFEVFDLPFIFDDYSELHKVTQGPVGAKLLKKLETKGLIGLAYWDNGFKVMSANKPLKNVTDMRGLKMRIQSSKVLDSQMRSVGAIPQVLAFSEVYQALQTGVVDGTENPPSNLYTQKMHEVQKYVTMSNHGYLGYAVLVNKKFWMGLPADIRAALESSMKDATVFANSVAKKDNDEAMAGVKKSGKSQIITLTPAERAAWKKAMDKTHKENMGRIGADIVKEVYAATGYKP from the coding sequence ATGTTCAAGAAGATTCTGGCAGCAGTGGTTACCCTGGCTCTGGCACTCCCGCTCAGTGCACAGGCAGCACCGATCATCATCAAGTTCAGCCACGTGGTGGCCAATGACACCCCCAAGGGTCAGGCCGCCAACTACTTTAAGAAACTGGCTGAAGAGCGCACCAAGGGGCGGGTTAAGGTTGAGGTCTACCCCAACAGCCAGCTCTTCAAGGACAAGGAAGAGATGGAGGCACTGCAGATGGGTTCAGTCCAGATGCTGGCCCCTTCCCTGGCCAAGTTTGCTCCGTTGGGCCTGAAAGAGTTTGAGGTCTTTGACCTGCCGTTTATCTTTGACGACTACAGCGAGCTACATAAGGTAACCCAGGGGCCGGTTGGCGCAAAACTGCTCAAGAAGCTGGAGACCAAGGGTCTGATCGGTCTGGCTTACTGGGATAACGGCTTCAAAGTCATGTCCGCCAACAAGCCGCTCAAAAACGTGACCGACATGCGGGGGCTGAAAATGAGAATCCAGTCCTCCAAAGTGCTTGACTCCCAGATGCGTTCCGTAGGCGCCATTCCGCAAGTTCTGGCCTTCTCCGAGGTCTACCAGGCCCTGCAGACCGGCGTTGTTGACGGCACCGAGAACCCTCCTTCCAACCTCTACACCCAGAAAATGCATGAAGTACAGAAGTACGTCACCATGTCCAACCATGGCTACCTGGGCTATGCCGTACTGGTCAACAAAAAGTTCTGGATGGGCCTGCCTGCCGATATCCGTGCAGCCCTTGAAAGCTCGATGAAAGATGCTACCGTCTTTGCCAATAGCGTTGCCAAAAAGGACAATGACGAGGCCATGGCAGGCGTCAAGAAATCCGGCAAGTCCCAGATCATCACCCTGACGCCTGCTGAGCGTGCAGCCTGGAAAAAGGCCATGGATAAGACCCATAAGGAAAACATGGGCCGGATCGGCGCTGACATCGTCAAGGAAGTCTACGCTGCAACCGGCTATAAGCCCTAA